One stretch of Thalassophryne amazonica chromosome 19, fThaAma1.1, whole genome shotgun sequence DNA includes these proteins:
- the LOC117532163 gene encoding G-protein coupled receptor 151-like, whose translation MEVMAIDRPANITSFDFVGGVQLLQGEDVRRAMPVVLIGICVSGAVGNLLLLLIFIRDFRNKKGSEVKALLSSLAGTDLAILLLCAPVRAVTYYKQTWTLGSFVCSTTDWFQHSCVVAKSLVFAATTRAKHTLGSGASTGSCYSPMWIHGALMFIWVVAMMFPIPQLLFASLLQYDTDTVCVFDVPVCASAFMNLFYKIYPTATFVVPVIFTLAFYTKTLYTAVNHAPSAHHLSKVTLVLLCLSGAHGFLLLPEWATFTWTRLGYNNPPVGLIISTQVLLYASSALSPLIIMTMYDDVRTGLIAICSLGTCRRAKRAPEDTCAKTEGNGAEVGSANALVSAVSNEKSTALIPDVEHFWTGRRNTCAEVQNDPVPWETEAKML comes from the coding sequence ATGGAAGTGATGGCCATCGATCGGCCTGCAAATATCACTTCTTTTGACTTTGTTGGAGGAGTTCAGCTCCTGCAGGGGGAGGACGTCAGAAGAGCCATGCCCGTGGTGCTGATAGGAATATGCGTGTCAGGAGCGGTGGGGAATCTGCTCCTTCTGCTCATTTTTATTCGCGATTTCAGAAACAAAAAGGGGTCAGAGGTGAAAGCTCTCCTGTCCTCTCTGGCCGGCACGGACTTGGCCATCCTGTTGCTGTGCGCCCCTGTGCGCGCGGTCACATACTACAAACAGACGTGGACCTTGGGGAGTTTCGTCTGCAGCACCACAGACTGGTTCCAGCACTCGTGCGTGGTTGCAAAAAGTTTAGTCTTCGCCGCCACCACCAGAGCCAAGCACACGCTGGGTTCGGGTGCCTCGACGGGAAGCTGCTACAGCCCGATGTGGATCCACGGAGCCCTGATGTTTATTTGGGTCGTGGCCATGATGTTTCCCATCCCGCAGCTGCTTTTCGCCTCTTTGCTGCAGTACGATACCGACACCGTGTGCGTCTTTGACGTCCCAGTGTGCGCGTCTGCATTCATGAATCTCTTCTACAAGATCTACCCAACTGCAACTTTTGTGGTGCCGGTTATCTTCACCTTGGCGTTCTACACCAAAACCCTTTACACGGCGGTGAACCACGCGCCCAGCGCGCACCACCTGAGCAAGGTGACGCTGGTTCTGCTGTGTCTGAGCGGCGCGCACGGCTTCCTGCTGCTGCCGGAGTGGGCCACGTTCACCTGGACCAGACTTGGCTACAACAACCCCCCCGTGGGTCTGATAATCTCCACGCAGGTACTTCTTTACGCGAGCAGCGCGCTCTCCCCGCTCATCATCATGACCATGTACGACGACGTGCGCACTGGACTGATTGCCATCTGCTCCCTCGGAACTTGCAGACGAGCCAAACGAGCCCCGGAGGACACCTGCGCAAAAACGGAGGGGAACGGAGCGGAGGTCGGTTCCGCCAACGCGCTGGTCAGCGCCGTCTCGAACGAGAAGTCGACGGCTTTAATCCCGGACGTGGAACACTTTTGGACAGGGCGCAGGAACACGTGCGCGGAGGTGCAGAACGACCCGGTTCCGTGGGAGACAGAGGCGAAAATGTTATAG